One part of the Nocardioides zeae genome encodes these proteins:
- a CDS encoding HNH endonuclease signature motif containing protein — protein MDRGTQHTATALIDAVRERATAARVAEAAAFVAVGDWATAHTSEEVVGDPITALGEWREESFVEALAGDQFLELGGPGAPVVAEFCIGEVAAARGCSFDAARRLVGDAIELRYRLPRVQARIAAGEVDVWRGRRIAQSTRTLTFEAASFVDRHIAYVAHKATGPEVDRLVAEAAARFDPETTEAERAEADGGRHLTIELGDIGYTDPLTGCLRGTVDVHGTLDLADALDLERTVAHVARQLVALGCDQDLDVRRSIALGEIARRCDGVTTLQYDAASGPDGDETRPVQRARREVVLFVHLDQAAIAGTLNGFGPGIDACTGMTGIDLARLDTPGAPRGAITAEQVQAWCASPDTTVTIRPIIDLNLEDAVNGYTPPDRIADHVRARWPRCVFPYCTRSSRTADLDHCRAYDDNGPPGQTSTKNLFPLCRRHHRMKTHREMTTGNKWTYRPTDPTDPTQNEPPNAVIWTSPMGLRYLVDRDGTHPWPPTTT, from the coding sequence ATGGATCGGGGGACCCAGCACACGGCGACCGCGTTGATCGACGCGGTCCGCGAGCGCGCCACGGCGGCTCGTGTCGCGGAAGCGGCTGCGTTCGTCGCCGTGGGCGACTGGGCGACGGCGCACACCTCCGAGGAGGTCGTGGGCGATCCGATCACGGCGTTGGGCGAGTGGCGCGAGGAGTCCTTCGTCGAGGCTCTGGCGGGGGATCAGTTCCTCGAACTGGGCGGCCCGGGAGCGCCGGTGGTGGCGGAGTTCTGCATCGGCGAGGTCGCCGCCGCCCGGGGGTGCTCGTTCGACGCCGCACGGCGACTGGTGGGGGATGCGATCGAGCTGCGCTACCGCCTCCCGCGTGTCCAGGCCCGGATCGCCGCGGGTGAGGTCGACGTCTGGCGCGGACGCCGCATCGCGCAGAGCACCCGCACCTTGACGTTCGAGGCGGCGAGCTTCGTGGACCGCCACATCGCGTACGTCGCGCACAAGGCCACCGGTCCCGAGGTCGACCGTTTGGTGGCGGAGGCCGCGGCGCGGTTCGACCCGGAGACCACCGAAGCCGAACGGGCCGAGGCTGACGGAGGACGCCACCTCACGATCGAGCTGGGCGACATCGGCTACACCGACCCGCTCACTGGGTGCCTGCGCGGGACCGTGGACGTCCACGGGACCCTCGACCTGGCCGACGCGCTCGACCTGGAGCGCACGGTCGCGCACGTGGCGCGGCAGCTGGTCGCCCTGGGGTGCGACCAAGACCTCGACGTCCGCCGCTCCATCGCCCTCGGTGAGATCGCCCGGCGCTGCGACGGTGTCACGACGCTCCAGTACGACGCGGCCAGCGGGCCTGATGGCGACGAGACCCGACCGGTCCAGCGGGCGCGGCGCGAGGTCGTGCTGTTCGTCCATCTCGACCAGGCCGCGATCGCCGGCACCCTGAACGGGTTCGGTCCCGGGATCGACGCCTGCACCGGCATGACGGGGATCGACCTGGCCCGCCTCGACACCCCCGGCGCACCCCGCGGCGCAATCACCGCCGAGCAGGTCCAGGCCTGGTGCGCCAGCCCGGACACCACCGTCACGATCAGGCCGATCATCGACCTCAACCTCGAGGACGCCGTGAACGGCTACACCCCACCGGACCGCATCGCCGACCACGTCCGCGCCCGCTGGCCCCGCTGCGTCTTCCCCTACTGCACCCGCAGCTCACGCACCGCCGACCTCGACCACTGCCGCGCCTACGACGACAACGGCCCACCCGGCCAGACCTCGACCAAGAACCTCTTCCCGCTCTGCCGGCGTCACCACCGCATGAAGACCCACCGCGAGATGACCACCGGCAACAAATGGACCTACCGCCCCACCGACCCCACCGACCCCACCCAGAACGAGCCACCGAACGCCGTCATCTGGACCAGCCCGATGGGCCTGCGCTACCTCGTCGACCGCGACGGCACCCACCCCTGGCCACCAACGACCACCTAG
- a CDS encoding glycerophosphodiester phosphodiesterase, with translation MRPQVVAHRGDSEENAEHTLGAFLAAIEAGADGLECDVRLTADGHLVCVHDRDLRRVAAQRRGLISTMELADLHQLDIASWKRPWAELDDEAPVVDESMHGVLTLRRLMEVAAEAPRRVELLIETKHPTRYGGLVERRLVQLLSEFGWDGADAPVRVMSFAHTALQRVQRLAPEVRVVQLFERAEMWPALRRMIGRDWMVGPGIGELTDHPGLAWRLAESPHEINVWTVNTPEQLELCRSLGVTAVITDRPRVMRGLVDALPTDGT, from the coding sequence ATGAGGCCGCAGGTCGTCGCGCACCGGGGGGACAGCGAGGAGAACGCCGAGCACACGCTCGGCGCCTTCCTCGCCGCGATCGAGGCGGGCGCCGACGGGCTGGAGTGCGACGTGCGGCTGACCGCCGACGGGCACCTCGTCTGCGTCCACGACCGCGACCTCCGCCGCGTCGCCGCGCAGCGCCGGGGGCTCATCTCAACGATGGAGCTCGCCGACCTCCACCAGCTGGACATCGCCTCCTGGAAGCGGCCCTGGGCGGAGCTCGACGACGAGGCGCCGGTCGTCGACGAGTCGATGCACGGCGTGCTCACGCTGCGCCGGCTCATGGAGGTCGCCGCGGAGGCGCCGCGCCGCGTCGAGCTGCTCATCGAGACCAAGCACCCGACCCGGTACGGCGGCCTCGTCGAGCGCCGCCTCGTGCAGCTGCTGAGCGAGTTCGGCTGGGACGGCGCCGACGCGCCGGTGCGGGTCATGAGCTTCGCCCACACCGCGCTGCAGCGGGTGCAGCGGCTCGCGCCGGAGGTGCGGGTGGTGCAGCTCTTCGAGCGCGCGGAGATGTGGCCCGCCCTGCGCCGCATGATCGGCCGCGACTGGATGGTCGGCCCCGGCATCGGCGAGCTCACCGACCACCCCGGCCTCGCCTGGCGACTGGCGGAGTCGCCGCACGAGATCAACGTCTGGACCGTCAACACGCCCGAGCAGCTCGAGCTGTGCCGCAGCCTCGGCGTCACGGCCGTGATCACCGACCGCCCCCGCGTGATGCGCGGGCTCGTCGACGCCCTCCCCACGGACGGCACCTGA
- a CDS encoding DUF5926 family protein codes for MAKRSRTKARDQQQTPGEVGPRQPCPCGSGRRYKACHGSPDGPPPVFVKRPFEGLAAEGDLIALRELVPAATAPLTLKEGDREVVLATLLPGAAPAYVDADGRVVLALQVLHSFGDPARDLGAVLVQALAYAEQGETGTVGLTSDPGEGPRLQDLIVDEPLDVTVHESFGYWSDLIGDETGAVASAAEQADAQMTPSRKLAAVPAAYWADVHTKEHLRWVMPEPEDELLDALARLHAAGEDQVAEGSKLVGMFRAHGLLTPVWDLPAGTGAEVLEEGAAAFRQRLDAALATTEPLTTEQRSVRSALAGRQVTIR; via the coding sequence ATGGCGAAGCGCTCCCGCACCAAGGCACGTGACCAGCAGCAGACCCCCGGCGAGGTCGGGCCCCGACAGCCCTGCCCGTGCGGCTCGGGCCGGCGCTACAAGGCGTGCCACGGCTCGCCCGACGGCCCGCCGCCGGTGTTCGTGAAGCGCCCCTTCGAGGGCCTCGCCGCCGAGGGCGACCTCATCGCGCTGCGCGAGCTCGTCCCCGCGGCGACCGCGCCGCTGACCCTCAAGGAGGGCGACCGCGAGGTCGTGCTGGCCACCCTGCTGCCCGGGGCCGCGCCCGCGTACGTCGACGCCGACGGCCGCGTCGTGCTCGCGCTGCAGGTGCTCCACAGCTTCGGCGACCCCGCCCGCGACCTGGGTGCCGTGCTCGTGCAGGCGCTCGCGTACGCCGAGCAGGGCGAGACCGGCACGGTCGGCCTGACGAGCGACCCGGGGGAGGGCCCGCGCCTTCAGGACCTGATCGTCGACGAGCCGCTCGACGTCACCGTGCACGAGTCCTTCGGCTACTGGAGCGACCTCATCGGCGACGAGACGGGTGCCGTCGCCTCCGCGGCCGAGCAGGCCGACGCCCAGATGACGCCGAGCCGCAAGCTGGCGGCTGTGCCCGCGGCGTACTGGGCCGACGTGCACACCAAGGAGCACCTGCGCTGGGTGATGCCGGAGCCCGAGGACGAGCTGCTCGACGCCCTCGCCCGACTGCACGCGGCCGGCGAGGACCAGGTCGCGGAGGGCTCGAAGCTCGTCGGCATGTTCCGCGCCCACGGTCTGCTGACCCCGGTGTGGGACCTGCCCGCCGGCACCGGCGCCGAGGTGCTCGAGGAGGGCGCGGCTGCGTTCCGGCAGCGGCTCGACGCCGCACTGGCCACCACCGAGCCCCTGACGACCGAGCAGCGGTCCGTGCGGTCGGCGCTCGCGGGCCGTCAGGTGACCATCCGCTGA
- a CDS encoding TerD family protein has protein sequence MGVSLSKGGNVSLSKEAPGLTAIDIGLGWDVNTFSGGDFDLDASAILLGASGKVVSDQHFIFFNNLKSPDGSVEHAGDNTTGEGDGDDEVIKANLASVPAEIERIVVAVSIYDAETRSQNFGAVRNAFIRVVNQANGSEIARYDLSEDASVETAMVFGEVYRNGGEWKFKAVGQGYASGLRGIASDFGVNV, from the coding sequence ATGGGAGTCTCGCTCAGCAAGGGCGGCAACGTCTCGCTGTCGAAGGAGGCCCCGGGCCTCACCGCGATCGACATCGGCCTCGGCTGGGACGTCAACACGTTCTCGGGTGGCGACTTCGACCTCGACGCGTCCGCGATCCTGCTCGGCGCCAGCGGCAAGGTCGTCTCCGACCAGCACTTCATCTTCTTCAACAACCTGAAGTCCCCGGACGGCTCGGTCGAGCACGCCGGTGACAACACGACGGGTGAGGGCGACGGCGACGACGAGGTCATCAAGGCCAACCTCGCCTCCGTTCCGGCCGAGATCGAGCGCATCGTCGTCGCGGTCTCGATCTACGACGCCGAGACCCGCAGCCAGAACTTCGGCGCGGTGCGCAACGCGTTCATCCGTGTCGTGAACCAGGCCAACGGCTCGGAGATCGCCCGCTACGACCTGTCGGAGGACGCCTCCGTCGAGACCGCCATGGTCTTCGGCGAGGTCTACCGCAACGGTGGCGAGTGGAAGTTCAAGGCCGTCGGCCAGGGCTACGCCTCGGGCCTGCGCGGCATCGCCTCGGACTTCGGGGTCAACGTCTGA
- a CDS encoding AIM24 family protein: protein MIDGIETPTWDANSLPADDNVNPYAFSIALAGEWFVSKGAMIAYYGNVEFAGVSQYASRASWVAARFSSPLYASEWVVAAGQGKVIVADRGYDVNSYDLDEGNLTIKQTNLLGFQTSLELKQSIVPGFVTLIGTGTFLASSNGPVIFVEPPFRADPDALLGWADCPSPSQHYDHHWMAQSFMAGIQGMFGRESGEERQYDFTGAGTILMQSSEQLRVDGALLKLVESQTNLLDAQSAGALGQRLVQRSQQQ, encoded by the coding sequence ATGATCGACGGCATCGAGACCCCCACCTGGGACGCGAACAGCCTCCCGGCCGACGACAACGTCAACCCCTACGCGTTCTCCATCGCGCTCGCCGGCGAGTGGTTCGTGTCGAAGGGCGCGATGATCGCCTACTACGGCAACGTCGAGTTCGCCGGCGTCAGCCAGTACGCCTCGCGCGCGTCCTGGGTCGCCGCTCGCTTCTCCTCGCCGCTCTACGCCAGCGAGTGGGTCGTCGCGGCGGGGCAGGGCAAGGTGATCGTGGCCGACCGGGGCTACGACGTGAACTCCTACGACCTCGACGAGGGCAACCTCACGATCAAGCAGACCAACCTGCTGGGCTTCCAGACCTCGCTGGAGCTGAAGCAGTCGATCGTGCCGGGCTTCGTCACGCTCATCGGCACCGGCACGTTCCTCGCCTCCTCCAACGGGCCGGTCATCTTCGTGGAGCCGCCGTTCCGCGCCGACCCCGACGCCCTCCTGGGCTGGGCCGACTGCCCCTCGCCGAGCCAGCACTACGACCACCACTGGATGGCGCAGTCGTTCATGGCCGGCATCCAGGGCATGTTCGGGCGCGAGTCGGGCGAGGAGCGGCAGTACGACTTCACCGGCGCCGGCACGATCCTCATGCAGAGCTCGGAGCAGCTGCGCGTGGACGGCGCGCTGCTGAAGCTCGTGGAGAGCCAGACGAACCTCCTCGACGCGCAGTCCGCGGGGGCGCTGGGGCAGCGGCTCGTGCAGCGCTCGCAGCAGCAGTAG
- a CDS encoding AIM24 family protein, with protein MTYEVVNSKVVRVQVSQANPVLARRGAMLGYSGQVAFRPVSGAAQGVGGMVGTMLAGESNKMMVAEGQGSVLYGFRGLYVTVIDLTGDSLVVEADRLLAHDAHLQTGVEMVGQGGVRSAVRGAMTGQGLFTTRVSGNGTVSVLSHGGTFPIQLNGETVGVDPQAYVAHTGALQVDLKASVGMRDLIGRGSGEAFQLHVSGHGTVYVQASEEKF; from the coding sequence GTGACGTACGAGGTCGTCAACTCCAAGGTGGTCCGCGTGCAGGTCTCGCAGGCCAACCCCGTGCTCGCCCGCCGCGGCGCGATGCTCGGCTACTCCGGGCAGGTCGCCTTCCGGCCCGTCTCGGGTGCCGCCCAGGGCGTCGGCGGCATGGTCGGCACGATGCTGGCCGGCGAGAGCAACAAGATGATGGTCGCCGAAGGCCAGGGCTCCGTGCTCTACGGCTTCCGGGGGCTCTACGTGACGGTCATCGACCTCACGGGCGACTCGCTCGTGGTCGAGGCCGACCGGCTGCTGGCCCACGACGCCCACCTGCAGACGGGCGTCGAGATGGTCGGCCAGGGCGGGGTCCGCTCCGCCGTCCGGGGCGCGATGACCGGCCAGGGGCTCTTCACCACGCGGGTCTCCGGCAACGGCACCGTCTCCGTGCTCTCCCACGGCGGCACGTTCCCCATCCAGCTCAACGGCGAGACCGTCGGCGTCGACCCGCAGGCGTACGTCGCGCACACCGGCGCGCTGCAGGTCGACCTCAAGGCGTCCGTCGGCATGCGCGACCTCATCGGCCGGGGCTCGGGCGAGGCGTTCCAGCTGCACGTCTCGGGCCACGGCACCGTCTACGTCCAGGCCTCGGAGGAGAAGTTCTGA
- a CDS encoding AIM24 family protein encodes MARLTANKKVLLADVAGTTVRAMSGSMVAYQGQVEFKSAGMGGGGGFRAAIRQRVAGESISLMECTGNGRVHLAYQAQDVTVINVQNDTVTVESEHILAVAGELRLDVQFAGLRGMTTGQGLATTKVMGSGQLGIVSDGPLIGLEVVPGQPLVVDPDAYVAGLGNLQMSLVSGVSWRSLVGDGGGEPFSLRFEGHGRVYIQPAER; translated from the coding sequence GTGGCTCGTCTGACCGCGAACAAGAAGGTGTTGCTGGCGGACGTCGCCGGCACCACCGTGAGGGCGATGTCCGGCTCGATGGTGGCCTACCAGGGCCAGGTCGAGTTCAAGAGCGCCGGCATGGGCGGCGGGGGCGGCTTCCGCGCCGCGATCCGCCAGCGCGTCGCCGGCGAGTCGATCTCGCTCATGGAGTGCACCGGCAACGGCCGGGTGCACCTGGCCTACCAGGCGCAGGACGTCACCGTCATCAACGTGCAGAACGACACCGTGACCGTGGAGTCGGAGCACATCCTGGCCGTCGCGGGCGAGCTCCGGCTGGACGTGCAGTTCGCCGGGCTGCGCGGCATGACCACGGGCCAGGGCCTCGCCACCACGAAGGTGATGGGCTCCGGCCAGCTCGGCATCGTCTCCGACGGCCCGCTGATCGGCCTCGAGGTGGTGCCCGGCCAGCCGCTGGTCGTCGACCCGGACGCGTACGTCGCGGGGCTCGGCAACCTGCAGATGTCGCTGGTCTCGGGCGTGAGCTGGCGCTCGCTCGTCGGCGACGGAGGTGGCGAGCCGTTCTCGCTGCGGTTCGAGGGGCACGGCCGGGTGTACATCCAGCCGGCCGAGCGGTGA